In a genomic window of Zingiber officinale cultivar Zhangliang chromosome 9B, Zo_v1.1, whole genome shotgun sequence:
- the LOC122025054 gene encoding senescence associated gene 20-like, which yields MMRMLTGADDDTAAEFRFFPERVAAFGSTVVAEGTGPGAATSWVHAWTVSPDGIITQVREYFNTSVTVTRVAADSPPKPSVSPKDSPRPTHCLPVWQSRGRKSFPGLVLAI from the coding sequence ATGATGCGCATGCTCACCGGCGCTGACGACGACACCGCCGCCGAGTTCCGATTCTTCCCCGAACGAGTCGCCGCCTTCGGCTCCACCGTCGTCGCCGAGGGCACCGGCCCCGGCGCCGCCACCTCCTGGGTCCACGCCTGGACCGTCTCCCCGGATGGGATAATCACCCAGGTCCGGGAGTACTTCAACACCTCCGTCACCGTCACCCGAGTCGCCGCTGACTCGCCGCCCAAGCCCTCGGTTTCGCCCAAGGACTCGCCCAGGCCGACTCACTGCCTGCCCGTGTGGCAGAGCCGCGGCCGCAAGTCCTTTCCCGGACTCGTCCTGGCGATCTAA